The Pirellulales bacterium sequence TTGCTATCTTCAAGCATTAAATTATGACGAGACGCTGGCCTATATCCGCGGCGAAATCGCTAACGTCGGCGGAAACGCGGATCAAGTTTTCACGCTCGACGCTCTGCAATCCGTGCATCGGGCGACCGACGGAATTCCGCGGCTGGTGAATCAGGTCTGCGATCACGCTTTGATCTCGGCCTACGCCAACGGAGCGCGGCCAATCAGCCAAGCCGTGATCGAAGAGGCGTGGGCCGACTTGCAACAGTTGCCAACGCCGTGGAACGCAGCGGCGGGCGCCGCAGACCAACCGCGCGACATCATCGAATTCGGCGCATTGGAAGATGTAGTTCCACTAAAGCCGCCGAGGGAATCTGCCGCCGCGCCGCGGCTCCGCGCGGTAAGGGAAGAAGAACGAGTCGGGGATGACGGCGAGACGGATCTTTTCTATGGCGAACCGGTCGAACGGTTGGCGAAGATTGAAGCTAAATTGGAAGCGATCGAAGAAGACTATCAGCCTCCCGTGCCGGAGGTCCCACGAGTTGACGTTGTGTTTCCCGGCGCGTTCGACCCCTTTGCTGAGGCGTTTGTCGAAGAAGAAGTCGTGACCGATCGCTTCGCGACCCTCGAAACGAGCGTGCTCTCAAATCGGCCGCAAGTGCGGAGCCTTGAGGGCCGCGAGCTTTCCGCGCTTCTCGGAATGAATGAGACCGCGAGCGACCCGGAACATCTCTCCATCAACGAAGTCCTGAGCTTACCGGCTGCCGATGAGACCCAGGAGACGTCGCAATTACCCGAACTCGAAGCGCGTTCGGCATCTGCGGATGCTGAATCTCCACGAAACGACGAGTCGGAATCGGAGCAGCCGCTCAGCTTGCGCCCAGCCGAGGATCCGGTCCTGCCGGAGTTTCCCGAAGAATCCGGGACCGTCAGCATATTGATCGGCGGACAGACTGTCGAGTTGCCGCAATCGGAAATTCCGGGCGAGGCATTAACATTCTCCGGCCGTTTCCAGCAAACGGTGAATCTCGCCGATGCCACACGGGAGCCACTGCAAGCGGCGAGCGAGCCGACGACGCTATCGCCCGATCTTGCATCGGAAGACGAACAAGACTTGATCGTCGTCGAGGACGATCCACCGGAGCCAAATCCTCCAGCGCCAATGCCGCCGCAAGTTCGTCGGCAGGAATACCGGCAGCTATTCGCTCGCCTACGGCGCGGATAGCCCTTTGGAGAGTCGGCGATGAGCAAGCTGTTGGCGGCGTTGCAGCAGATTGATGCGAAACCGACCGCTTCGGAACAGTCCGGGTCGGCGCGGCCCAGTGATTTGGAACTGGTACCTCCCGACCGCACCACGCAACCGCAAGGTGACGGGACGGAGATCCCGAAATTGTCGCATCTCCAATCGGTTGCCGATTCGATCGAACCCCAGACGGGCGAAGGTGCATTGCGAACAGTCGCTGAGCTCAATCATCTCTTGGAAGAAGCTCTGGCGGCCCAACAGATCGATTTGGCGAACGAAGTCATCGAGCCGTTGGAACTCGACGCCCCCTGCGAATTGCCGCCCTCACCTCCTGACTTTCACGATCCTCTGGAAGGAATTGCCGTCGCACGCGAGTTCGTTGAGTTGGCGGACCAAATGTTCGCAGCCCTGAACACTCCTCTGCCTGCGGTCGCCATGATTGTAACCGCTGGGCGGGGCAACGCCGATAGCTTTTGGCTCTTGCCTTTGGCAATCGCGTGCGCGAAGAGTCACGTCGGCCGAGTTTTGGTCGTCGAGGCCGACAGTAATGCGCCGTGGTGGCCTGCCTATTTGGGGATTGAAGCGGAGTCGGGCATGGCCGAAGCGCTAAAGGACTTTGCAGCGTGGCGCGACAGCATTCGACGGACCGCTGTACCGCGGATCGATCTGCTTCCACGCGGCAAGGGTGTCTGGCCGACCGGCG is a genomic window containing:
- a CDS encoding AAA family ATPase: AEAARSTLDRCIDRGEGIGLLIGPAGTGKTLLCQVLAEQFRSRMAIALLSSGRICTRRSLFQAILFELGLRYRGMEEGELRLALADHLTNIETHQDALLLLLDEAHTLPLRLLEEVRLLTNLVRNGHPRVRLVLSGASVMEERIASPKLDSFNQRIVARCYLQALNYDETLAYIRGEIANVGGNADQVFTLDALQSVHRATDGIPRLVNQVCDHALISAYANGARPISQAVIEEAWADLQQLPTPWNAAAGAADQPRDIIEFGALEDVVPLKPPRESAAAPRLRAVREEERVGDDGETDLFYGEPVERLAKIEAKLEAIEEDYQPPVPEVPRVDVVFPGAFDPFAEAFVEEEVVTDRFATLETSVLSNRPQVRSLEGRELSALLGMNETASDPEHLSINEVLSLPAADETQETSQLPELEARSASADAESPRNDESESEQPLSLRPAEDPVLPEFPEESGTVSILIGGQTVELPQSEIPGEALTFSGRFQQTVNLADATREPLQAASEPTTLSPDLASEDEQDLIVVEDDPPEPNPPAPMPPQVRRQEYRQLFARLRRG